The window AAGGGAGATGCTGGACTCAACTGAACACGATGCGAAGGCAATTGTTATGAAAAACAAAAGGACCAGATGAACGCATACATCTGATGACATGAATTCTATTTATACTGGACGTCACCAACAGTGGCGCAGCAGAATTTCAAAACACGCCACTACCTACTTAACATTAGCCACGGAGGGTACccgcgagtacttgcaccttgAGTACACTGAATTGCTCCGTAAGTCCTtgcttaagtacagtacgtgtacatgtacggagtatggcGAGATGGATCATCTATTATTTCCTCGAACCAAGCTGATGAGCAAGCTTTTCGAGGTCAACATATAATCAATCCCACTCAGTTCAGTCGCCCGTGACGTTGCTTTGaagcgtactgtacttgtactgtataagCAGAGTTACCTTGAGAGCACGAGTTAGTATGCAACTACCTAGCACTCTGCTGTACGGATTAGACACcgacagtacttacaggacCTGGacagtgctgtaagtagttgtacggtactaccaggtacctttaggtactaggtacctaagtattGCACCAATACAGCACACCAAACTGCGCGAAgcaggtgcttgtacctgtatTTCCTGCTAATACTATtgggcactccgtactactgcGTGCTACTAGGTAATACCTACTTGGCACATTCGCcattaatacagtacttgaactacgtgtaagtacagtacttgtaagtactcggtcctgtactgtaagtagcATCCACGGCCGCGTTACGTAACGCTCGCGCCCTTGTGTGGGCTCGTACTTAAAAATTAGGTGCACTTACGGagcagttgtacttacagtactccgtacatgtcgttCGTACTGTGTGTGCACTAATTATACTTAccacaagcactgtacagagtactggAAGCTCATCATTACCTACCACGCCGCACCGCAGGTCAACTTTTGTTCCTGAGCCAAACCTCTCGGCCCCTACATCGCAACATGCCACCGCTTTGTTCGAGGGGCATACCGTCCCCCCGTCGGGTGCTGGTCGCTCACACCTACCAAAGAGCAGCCCGTTGCTCCGCAGCCGGCCGAAGATTCTTCCACTCCAACGAATGCCCGCCGACCGAGACGCCGTTTGGCGCTGTCGAGGATGCCattctcgccgccgcctaccGCCACGTCCCTGAGCACGGCTTCTCGCAGCGtgctctcggcctcggagcTCGCGATGCTGGCTTCTTGGACATAAGCCCAAGCGTCCTGTCGTACTCTCCCTTCAGCCTCATCCACTATCACCTCGTCACCCAGCGCCGGAGCCTAGCATCGCAATCCCGCCAGCTGTTCGACGATGCCAAGCTCCAATCGCAGGCTCAGTCTACGCTGGCCGTTAGTCTCGACGGTAGGCTTTCAGCTCTGACATGGGCTCGACTCATGGCAAACAAAGACACAATCCATTGGTGGCAAGAGGTTGGTCTTCACGTCTTTGCACCCTCGCCCACCACCCAGCCTCGCCGTTCTCGCTAACCGTGAAATTTTGTCTCATCCCAGGCactcgccgtcatggcgcACCCCAGTCACCTCCCCGCTTCTCTCAACGAGCTGGCTCGACTCGCCGATGAAATATGCTTtctcgccggcgacaagTCAACTGACGCTTCCTGGTACAGGAAACGCGCTTCTCTGTCCGTGGTATATAGCACCACCGAGCTGTTCATGACCAACGACAAGTCCCGCGATTTCGCAGAAACTAGAAGATTTCTTGACCGGAGGATGGACGAAGTCCAGACCCTTGGCGGCATCGCTGGGTCTCTGGGTCAATGGACGGGATTCACAATCACGGCGGCTGTGAACGTGTTGCGCAGCAAAGGCGCTCCCATCTGACATGCATTTCCTTGTCCTCTTACGCCCGCGACGCTCCCTTTTCGTCTGCATGTAATCTATGCCTGCACAGCCGTGGAAATCATA of the Drechmeria coniospora strain ARSEF 6962 chromosome 01, whole genome shotgun sequence genome contains:
- a CDS encoding ubiquinone biosynthesis protein COQ9 precursor, with protein sequence MPPLCSRGIPSPRRVLVAHTYQRAARCSAAGRRFFHSNECPPTETPFGAVEDAILAAAYRHVPEHGFSQRALGLGARDAGFLDISPSVLSYSPFSLIHYHLVTQRRSLASQSRQLFDDAKLQSQAQSTLAVSLDGRLSALTWARLMANKDTIHWWQEALAVMAHPSHLPASLNELARLADEICFLAGDKSTDASWYRKRASLSVVYSTTELFMTNDKSRDFAETRRFLDRRMDEVQTLGGIAGSLGQWTGFTITAAVNVLRSKGAPI